CCGCTTTGCTCGTCCTGAAAGACCACGTCGGTTCCCGGCAACTGCTGCGTCGAGAGGATGTAGCGGGCATTCATCATATCGACCGCGTTGTCGCTGATGCCTCCGTTCGGGCCACGGAGGATGTGGTCGAGGTAGTCCTGATACCGCTGAAGCTTGGCGCCGTGGTAACCACTAAGGGACTGGTGCAAGTAGGGTGTGTAACCATCGCCGCTGAGGCCGGAGGCTCCCGGTCGACGAAGCGGAAGCACTCGGAAATGGCCTGCGCCGCCGAGTTCATCCTCGCGTTCCTCGAGCCATTGATCGAAGGCGAACGTTTGAATTTGCTGCTCCGCATCGGGAGTCGGCGAAAAACTTTGATCGTTCAGGTACCGTCCATCCACGGTCCATAGGTCGATAAGAACCACCAGCACGACGCCGGCGGCCGCGACTGAGGCCGGTGCGGTTTCGCGCCGATACAACATCAAAAGTCCGCCGGCGACCAGGAGAGCCAAGAGGGAGCGCAGCGCATCATCCGAAAACGACTCTTCGCGAGCGTCCCTTCGCTTCTGAATCTCCTGCTGCGCGGCCTGACGCACCCGTTGCTGTCCAACATTCGGATACTGCTGGCGAATCATCTGGACCAGGCGCGCTTCCTCGTTGGGCTTCTCGAAATCCAGCAACGCGTCGCCGCCGAGATAGAGGAGCCCGACGAGAGCTACCATCGCGCCGAACGCGTACATCGTGGCTTTCGTCTTTTTCTCCTCAACAGCCTTCTTCTTCGTGCGACGGAGCACGTCATTGAGCCCAATTCCCGCAAGCACAGCAATAGCGAGGACCGAGATACTCAGCCACGTCTCCGGCGCCCTGAAGGCGTCGAAGTACGGAAAGAACTCAAACATCGGCCGGTTTACAATAGCGAGATGCCGCCCGAAGGCAAAGAGAATGGTTACCAGTGCACCGGCCGCGAGTCCCTGCACGACGCGGGTACGAACACGGTAGACAGCGAGTCCGGCGAGGGACAGCGCGACCGCGCCGACGTAGTGCGGCCCCGCGGTGAAGGGCTTCGGGCCCCAGTACGTCCCCCCCGAGCCGCCGAATGCATCAGCGACCGCAAGCGTGATGATCTCGCCGATGCCCTGACTCCAGCGCATGGCGTTCTCCCATCCCATATTTCCTCCCTCGCCCGTCCCAGACGCCGCGCCTCGGACGCTAAACTGCTTGTACTCCCACGTCGGCCAGTACGGCTGAAGCACCATCAGCAGCGCGAGAATGGTACCAAGCGCGAGCCACCCGGTGGCTTTCGCGATCGGCTTCCACGTTCCATCACGCACCGCACCGATCATCTCCACCAGCCACCAGACGAAGGCCAGCATCAGGACGTAGTAGGTGATCTGCGGATGTTGCGCCCGCAACTCGACGGCGAGCACGATCGCGAAACAAAAGCCTCCGAGTGGACCCGGATTTCGTAATGTGTACGCAAACGCTAGAAGAATGAATGGGGCAAACGCGAGCGCGACGAATTTTGTCTGATGCCCTGCCGCGAGAATGATCGGCATGTACGTTGTGAAGCCGTACGCGATGCCGGCAAGCAGGCTCGAGAAAAAGTTGCCTGTCAGGTAAAACGTCAGTAGATACGCTCCCGCGAGCATCAGAAACAGATGCGTACTCGGCCATGCGTACGGTCGAAGCGTATTAATGACGGTGTCGACCTGGGGAATCTCCGACCCGTAGTTAATGAGGTAGCCAGGCATACCACCGAATGCATTCGGCGCCCACAGCGCGTCGTCCCCGGTCTCCTCCTCGTACTGAATCATCGCTTCCGCCATCCCACGCCACTTCACGATGTCGGTCCCATGGAGGCCCTTTCCGTCGAAGTGAATCGGTGCGAAGAAGCTGACCGACAGCACAATGAACAGGAGCATGGAGACGCCGTGACGAGCCAGCGGCGACAGGCTGCTTAGAAACCCGTCCTGAGCGTGTGGCGGACGACCGCGACGCGACGAGCTCCGGGCAGAAGACGATGACATGTGAGCGTAGAAATGGCTTCGAAGGGAGGAGAAAGCTGAGAAACAGCCCGCAGCAGGCAGGAAACGGGGGCTATGATGCAGGCGGTGCCGTTTGAGTGCTTTGAATCAGGTGGGACGCGCATTCCCGGGCCAGATTAGCAAGAGCGCGACGGGGACCGGAATCGGAGCGGGCATACGCGTCCAACCACGGCCCATCAAAGAGAGCAGCGCGATCCAGTTCGTGCCGCCCCTTCAGATAATGGAAAATCGCAGGTGCCTCGGCATCGTCGGGCGACGTAGCAAGCTCCCAGTTGTACGTGTGGTCCAGGAGGTCGTACTCTACCTCATTAGATAGCAGCGCGAAGGCAACCGCCAGTTGCTCCGCGACCCAGTATGCGTACGTCGTTTTCTGGCGCGATGGAAAAAAGCGAGCGTACAGGCGGTGAGCCGTCTCGCGAAAGAGACCGGGAAGCGACTCCACGGCCGACGACGCACGACGCGACACGAGTTCGTAGGCGATGCGAGGAGCATGGTAGCGGACGATCTCCACCGCCGGCTTCGTCATCACCATGACCCCACAATTGAACAGCGGGATGTCTCGAGGGAAACGCGCGTCCTGTACATCGGCAGCGGACGCTCCATCGGGGACGGCAAACTCGCGAATCAGTGCGTCCAGCGGTCCCGCCTCCTGCGAACCGATCTCCCCCATCATGCGGCCACGGAACTGCGCTCGGCCGGGGTCGAGACCGTCCACCATGGGACCGAGATCTGCGAATGAGCACGTGTCGGCGTCCAGGTAAAGCAAAACGTCGTAGGATGTGTCCGCCGGGAACAGTGCGTTGAATTTATTCGCGAAGAGCCAGCCATAGTGGCGGGGCATTACGCGAACGTTTACGTCCCCCATCGACTCAAGCTGTTGCCGATCGGTGGCGGGCATGTCACGCCCATTCACCGAAAGGGTAATGGGAGCGTCGGATAGCGCACCGGCACGAGACCGGATGCTGTAAACGAGCAGCTTCATCATGTTGATGAACGCCGACTCGGGCTCCCCCACGATGGAGATGCGAACGCGCATACGTGGAACCGTTAATGACTGCTGTAACGACAGGCGTTTCCCTATTCGATGACTTTAGGGACGCGGAAATGTTTGCCGTCGGTGTCGGGCGCGTTGCTGAGCGCCTCGTCCCGCGAGATTCGAGACGTACTGGAATCCTCGCGGGTACGATTTGCAAGTTCTAGGACGTGTGTCATCGGCTCCACACCGGAGGTGTCAACACGGTCAAGGTCCTTCACATACTCCAGAATGCGGTTGAGATCTTCGGCAAGATCGCTCTCCTCTTCTTCAGAGAAGCTCAGTCGAGCAAGAGCAGCGATGGATCGAACATCGTCGCGAGACACAGACATAGCGCGATTTAGCACTAAAAAGTATGGTTACGAACACACATCGTCTCGCCCGAATCCAGAGAGGCATGAACCCCGACATCCGGGTCGAACGAGAGCAACGAGAATCACAGCCAGGGGTTTCTTCTCGCAGCCCAATCACGACCGTTTCTGGGTCATCCGGCCGGAGCGACACCCGACATTCGTCGTGCTCCCGCGTTGCTTTCTCCTTCCGGGTGAACGCCCCGGAAGGTGACATCGCTATACCGCTTCACGCTGAACGTCTCTGATCATATGAATGAGCGTCGTAGCCGCCCGGAGACCGTACTTCGGGCGCGGCTCGACGTAGACTTCGAGGCTTAGCGACCCGACGTAGCCAACGCTATACAGGCCGCGCAACTGGTGGAACCAATCGATGTCTCCCTCCCCAAAGGCCGTATCTTCCCAGTAGCCGTCCGTAATGCGGCCATCCGCGCATCGAACATGGGCGATCCGCTCGCCAAGAGCCTCCAATCCTTCCGCCGGACGCTCGCCGGCACGTAGCGACGCCACTGGATCCCAGGTTGCGCGGACATTCGGATGGTCCACCATAGCAAGAAGACTGGCGAGTTCCACACCGGTACGACAACCGGTTTCCGTTCCGTGATGGACGCACACGAGCACGTCATGCGCCTCCGCACGGGCTCCCGCACGGCGCAGGGCGTCCGCCATTCGGTCGAACGAGACATCTTCCTCGGCTGCGAACGGCGGGATGACGACGCGGGGACACCGAAGGCGGTCGCAGAAGTTGAGCGTCTCGTCGAACGTGACGAGGTCATTCATCCACGCAGCCGTGTCACTGACCGGCCCCTCGAACATGCTCGGCACGATGGCCGACAGAAACTTGCCGGAGCTCTCCAGCGCA
This DNA window, taken from Longibacter salinarum, encodes the following:
- a CDS encoding sugar phosphate isomerase/epimerase family protein, with product MIVLLPESIHHMLPVWLTDTVTNDLGRALHYTELWGLEGVELRTVGGAEDRVPRVNESKISNALESSGKFLSAIVPSMFEGPVSDTAAWMNDLVTFDETLNFCDRLRCPRVVIPPFAAEEDVSFDRMADALRRAGARAEAHDVLVCVHHGTETGCRTGVELASLLAMVDHPNVRATWDPVASLRAGERPAEGLEALGERIAHVRCADGRITDGYWEDTAFGEGDIDWFHQLRGLYSVGYVGSLSLEVYVEPRPKYGLRAATTLIHMIRDVQREAV
- the gatC gene encoding Asp-tRNA(Asn)/Glu-tRNA(Gln) amidotransferase subunit GatC, whose protein sequence is MSVSRDDVRSIAALARLSFSEEEESDLAEDLNRILEYVKDLDRVDTSGVEPMTHVLELANRTREDSSTSRISRDEALSNAPDTDGKHFRVPKVIE
- a CDS encoding YfhO family protein, which codes for MSSSSARSSSRRGRPPHAQDGFLSSLSPLARHGVSMLLFIVLSVSFFAPIHFDGKGLHGTDIVKWRGMAEAMIQYEEETGDDALWAPNAFGGMPGYLINYGSEIPQVDTVINTLRPYAWPSTHLFLMLAGAYLLTFYLTGNFFSSLLAGIAYGFTTYMPIILAAGHQTKFVALAFAPFILLAFAYTLRNPGPLGGFCFAIVLAVELRAQHPQITYYVLMLAFVWWLVEMIGAVRDGTWKPIAKATGWLALGTILALLMVLQPYWPTWEYKQFSVRGAASGTGEGGNMGWENAMRWSQGIGEIITLAVADAFGGSGGTYWGPKPFTAGPHYVGAVALSLAGLAVYRVRTRVVQGLAAGALVTILFAFGRHLAIVNRPMFEFFPYFDAFRAPETWLSISVLAIAVLAGIGLNDVLRRTKKKAVEEKKTKATMYAFGAMVALVGLLYLGGDALLDFEKPNEEARLVQMIRQQYPNVGQQRVRQAAQQEIQKRRDAREESFSDDALRSLLALLVAGGLLMLYRRETAPASVAAAGVVLVVLIDLWTVDGRYLNDQSFSPTPDAEQQIQTFAFDQWLEEREDELGGAGHFRVLPLRRPGASGLSGDGYTPYLHQSLSGYHGAKLQRYQDYLDHILRGPNGGISDNAVDMMNARYILSTQQLPGTDVVFQDEQSGVLVLENANAVPRGYLVGSTRVIESAEETWSFLRSGDFNPREMAVLPEPLDGPISPIDSTSTASVTLEEYSPREITWSVETDSPRLFVASEVYYPAGWEASINGEEVQIHRVNYLLRGVHVPAGSHTLTMTFTPASDRYGTLISGVTTAIVYGGVAFMLALPYYRRRKEEGRAAEEGKQTGADGDDDRGNGA